In Leptolyngbya sp. NIES-2104, the genomic window CATTTAGCAAAGGAGAGACATCACTGATGATTCCTTGATCTTTGGCAAGGAGTAGAGTTCCAATCGTTCCAATAATTGGTAATCCCAGCGTTTGAGCAAGTTTGCGTCCTGCTCTTTCATCCATAAGCAATCGATCGGCTTGCAATTCTTCTGCAAGTGCAATCGCAGCACATTCACCCCGATCGAGTCCAGGAATGTTTAGAAGTTGTTCGATTCGTTCGGTCTGCTGAACAGGTCGTATTTCAATCCAGGTTGCATTCGGAATCAAAAGTTTGGCGGGATGATTTCCGGTGGTGAGTTCTGTATGAACAGGTGGCGGGATGAGAATTTTGGTAAAGAGAGACGATAACAAATCGAGGCGATCGATTTTGGCAAGTTCGCTCAGGGGTGTCGTATTAGAGACAATGATCACGATTAAAGCAGATTGCGAGTTTCAGCGATTTCTTGGGCGAGTTCTTCAGGAGTTTGTTCTGGAAAGATTGAGATTTTGTACTGTGCCATTAAATCTAGAATTTCTAAACGGCTGAGGTTAAGACTCTGCGCGGCGTAACCTGTGCTGATGCTGCCGTGGCGTAAGAGTTCCATCAGATAGGATTCACGCGCTTTGGACTCTGCTTGCTGACGAATCGCATCATCTAATTGAATGTCTGCTGGAAGATCGATCGTGATTCGCATAATTTAGGCTCCTTGGTCGGGGGTTTCACTCAGTTTATCGAAATAGGTGATGGCTGCTTTTGACCAGACGCTTTCTTCGAGGTAATGCTTGGCGATTTCTGCAAGGGTGGCTTTGATGGCTTGCAAATGGCGCTCTGGATTTAGTAGTTGTTGGCGGAGGGTGACGAGGGGATGAGTTGTAGATTGTTGGATTTCGGTAAATTCTGCATCGAGGATGGTGAGGGCTTGATACTCGGTAGTGACTTGGGGATGTTGTGTTTGGAGTTGAGTGAGGAGAACGGTGAGGTCAGTAATCGCAGTTTTGATTTCGGGATCTGTAAGGTGGTTATTTTCGATATACTGATCGACTTGCTCAAAGATTTGCACTTTCTGGGCATTCGGAAAGTTGTATTTGGATGGATTGCTCATTCTGGACTCTCTTGTGATGAATTGAATTGGACTTCAGCGCGAGTGATGATTTCTTTGACTTCATCGGCAGTAATATCAACTCGATCTGATTTGGAATAGAGGGTGATGAGAAGGATTTGTGTTTCTGTTTTGAGGTAGTAGATGATTCGATAGCCGCCGCTTTTACCTTTCTGTGCACCGCTATTTCTGACTCTGACTTTGAAGAGTGTGTAGTTCATGCTAGGAATTTGATCTCCAGGCAGTTCACCCGCTTCTAGCTGATTGATAATCGGCTGGATGTCGATGCGAATGCGGCGATAGCGTTTTGCTAGTTGGCGAACTTCGTTTTCAAATCGATCGCTTACTCGAACTTCAACAGGTGGATCAATCGACATCCACATTCTCCCAAAGTTGAGAGACAGGTTTGGTTCTTCCAGCAAGAACATCTTGCCAGCCTTGGTAAAGTCCTTCTCGAATCTCTTCGATCGAGGTGTCTTCGAGGTCTTCCTCGGATTCAGCAATCAGGACAATAACGCGCACTCGACTATTTTGAGCGAGATTGAGCGGTTCATCGAGGGCGAGTTGTCCGGTTTCGGTGAGGGTTGCAGTGGTTTCGATCGCTTTCATGGTTGAGTTTCTCTAGGTTTGCGGGTGATGTATTTCTATGATGACGGATCTCTGAGTGGGGCTTCGTGGTAGAGATCGACGTTTTCAAAGATTTTAACTTCGGTGGCGTTGGGGAAGTTGTTGATTGTGGCAGAGCGATCGCTGTTTTGTGGGGTTTGTCGATCGTGCTTCTGTGCTTCCAAGTGAGCTTGATAGATTTCGTAGTTGTAGAATTGGCAACGTCTTTGGATGGAAACAATTGTTCTCAAAATTTTGTCCCATTCTCCATCCCAACCGACTTCAAGATTTCCCAATGTGTAAAACATGTACTTAAACAGGGGAGTGAGCATTGTACAATCCCCTAATTTTCCAATGCCGTCAATAGCTGCTGCACGTACTCCTGTCAAACACTCACAGATGTCATCTTCTAGGATCTCAAAAGCTACTGAAGCAATTTCTGGATAGTTCTTTATTCTTAGTAGCGCATCTAGAGCATCACTCCTTAGTTCATCAGGAGTTTCTACATCTCTTACAGTGCTGAGTAAAATCCTAATCGAGCCTTCATCGCCTTGTTTGCCAGCTTCACTTAACTGATATAGCCAAGCCCTCACTTCGTTGCTATTGAAGTGCAGCGCTTCAATCTCTTCCGACAAAGATTCATCAGCTTCGATAGACGACTTGACTCTCTGGAGATGCAATCTGTTTGTAACTATAGATAGTATCTCTGGTAGAAATTGAGGAGAACAACTTTTTGCAATGCTTTCAAGAATATGACTTAGATTTTCTGTATCAGAATCGATCAAGATTCTAATTAAATCTTTACGAAAATTTTCTTGTTGCAAGAAGAGTTCTACTAGAGCAGGAGTAACTTGAGTACTTGGATTTTTCACAAGCCCAATCACAGCGGCATCACGAATATCAGGATTATCACATTTTAGAGCTTCCTCAAGTGCCTCTACTAATCTAGGTACAGCAGCTTCTGAACCTGAAGCACTTAGCAGTCGAACTTTCAGAGCATCGCTAAAACAGGGAAGGTTGATTATTACACCCAAATCAATCAACCTCTCTACTTCTGGGAACTTCTCAAAAAACTCATCTCGTAGATTCTGAACAAGCGTTCTTCTGTCAACGATACGTATCATTTGTTTCTCGCCTTCTCCAAATCTTCTGGCATCTCCAATAAACTGAACATCTAAGGAACTTATTAGTTCAACTGCTTGATCTTGTAAACGATTTGGAACTCCTCCAGCCAATCTTGCTCCTAATATCAAATCTACTTCAAGCGCTAGTTTCACTAATCGTAATGCTTGAGCTTCGGTCTTTATCATTGGCAGCATCAATGCTACCGGTTCTGTCCATTTCAAATAATTCAAAAATTCGCATTTCAGTTGCTCATCACCTAATTTCGTCAACTGCTCTAGTAGCGTCTCTGCGCCATAATATTCTTGGATCAGTTGATGCCGAAACTCTAGCTCCTCTCGATTCGCTCCTGCTTGAATTAAGTGATACTTCTGCAAATCTCGCACACACTTCCGCGCAAAATCCTCTGCATACGGTACTCTTCCCTCTAAAAATTGAGCGATCGCTCTCACCGCCTCTTCAAACCCGATCGCTACTCGAAACTCCGTCGGCTTCTCCCCCTGCATCATCACCCAAGCCAACTGCTGAAGCACAGGCTTCCACCAGTCCTTGTCGCTCTCAACTCTCACTCCTTCTTTCAAATTCCGTTCATAATGCTGCGTGAATTCTCGAAACACCAAACCTAAATTCTCTGGAATTCTGCCCGTTCTCTGAAATACGCCACAGAGCATCTCTAAAAGTAGCGGCGTTTCTCCTAGCTTCTTTAATCGATCGCTTAATTGATTCAAAAATTCTTCTGTACGCTCTGGAAAATATTGCCTGACGAATTCCCGAAGTTGAGCAGGGGTCAAAGGCTGCATCTCTAGCTGCTTCTCAATTCCCAAATATCCACCGACCGCTAAATCGCGAGTCGTGAACACCATCAACACGTCAGGATTATCTTCTCGGAAGTTCTGCAATTCCTGCCGCAAGTCTTGACGCGGAATTTCATTCACCCCATCCAATAACAGCAACAGCTTGCCATCAAACAAAAGATCATTAACTTCTGATTCACTGCAACGCAATCGACCACGCCGCAAAGTTTTCTGAATTAATTCTAAAATTGGCTTATCAGACCGAAGTTGTACCAAAACTGGAATCGGTAAAGATGAATCGTCGATTGCTCTTGTTGCCTCATCTATTAACAACTGATTCAAGGCTGTAGACTTGCCTGATCCCGGTCGCCCAATCAATAGGATGTGCTTATGTTTGGTGTAGAGGTCGCGAAGCCCCTCAAGCACTGGAACTGAAGCGGGTTCTTCCCTTTGTTCTTTCTGCTTCTCTTTCACCACCTCTCGCGCTGTCAATTTGAGCTTAGGTCTTTCTTTAGCATCGGTTGAGACATAGAAAGACTGTCGCTTCTCAGAAGCGTCTTTGATCGATTGTTTGAGATAGGACTGAAAATCGAGAGACATTGAGAAACACGATCGAAGGAGCTTGTCTTCAATACTACACAAACTCCCTTCGATCTCCAGGATCGCTTGAGGATTTTTAGGCGATCGATAACCCACCCTTACGCGATCGCAATCGGCAAGTCAAACTCTAAAAATTTCTTGTTATCCTGGACTGGTACTGCTATTCTATTTCAGTCGCACCGCTCCACTTCTTGGGGCATTCTAAGCAGTACCGTTGCTGATGCCTGAATTATGTCTACTTCTTTGCCGAACGCTCCGCGCCACGAAGTGCATGCACTCGAATCTTTGTCGCTCGAAGAAGCACTCAAACACTATTTTGGGTATGACAGTTTTCGTCCAGGTCAACGGGAAATTATTGAACATACCTTATCCAATCGCGATCAGTTGGTAATTATGCCCACGGGGGGCGGAAAATCGATTTGTTTCCAGCTTCCGGCATTGTTGAAACCGGGATTGATGATTGTGGTGTCGCCGCTGATTGCATTAATGCAGGATCAGGTCGAACTGTTGCGCGATAACGGGATTGCAGCGACGTTTCTCAATAGTAGTTTGTCGGCTGAAGAACGTCGATCGAGAGGCCGAGCGGTGATGGAAGGGCGGATTAAATTACTCTATGTTGCACCAGAGCGATTGTTGAGTGAGGACTTTCTGCAAGGGGTGATGCCGCATATTACGGAACGGGTCGGGATTTCGGCATTTGCGATCGATGAAGCGCATTGTGTGTCCGAATGGGGACATGATTTTCGACCGGAATATCGGCAATTGAGTGTTTTACGATCGCGCTATCCGAACATTCCGATTATTGCTCTAACAGCAACGGCAACTCATCGAGTGCGTGAAGATATTGTTCAACAATTGAACTTACATCAGCCTCGTGTTCATGTGTCGAGCTTTAATCGAACTAACCTTTACTACGAAGTTCGCCCGAAGACTAAGACTGCTTATCAAGAAGTCGTTAAACACATTAAAGAAACTCCGGGTTCAGGAATTATCTATTGTTTAAGTCGAAAACGAGTTGAGGAGATTGCGACAAGATTAAAGCAAGATGGAATTTCAGCGCTGCCGTATCACGCGGGTTTGAGTAACGAAACTCGCAAAGAGAATCAGACGCGCTTTATTCGGGATGATGTGCGGGTGATGGTCGCTACGATCGCGTTCGGCATGGGAATCAATAAGCCAGATGTTCGATTTGTGATTCACTATGATATTCCGAAGAACATTGAAGGTTACTATCAAGAATCAGGACGAGCGGGGCGAGATGGAGAACCTTCGACCTGTACGCTGTTTTATAGTTATGCGGATGTTAAGACGATCGAGTACATCATTTCTCAGAAAGTTGATCCGAACACTGGGGATGCACTCGAAGATGAGCAACGAATTGCAACTCAGCAATTGCGCCGAGTGATTAACTTTGCAGAAGCAACCGAATGCCGTCGAACCATTCAGCTTTCCTACTTTGGTGAAGATTTTCCAGGAAGCTGTGATAACTGTGATAACTGCAAGTTTCCGAAGCCTGTAGAAGATTGGACAGTGGAAGCTCAGAAGTTTCTTTCTTGTGTAGCTCGGTTTGCTCAGCGGGGGCGAACATTCGGAATGGTTCATACGATCGATGTTCTACGCGGTTCCAAAAGTAAGCGAGTTCTGGATAATCACCACGATAGTTTGAGCACTTACGGGATTGGAAAAGACATCAGTGCAGAAGATTGGAAAACGCTAGGACGCTCTTTGATTCATCAGCGGTTAGTCGATGAGTCGAGTGATGGCTATTCAGTTCTAAAGCTAAATGATCTGAGTTGGGAAGTACTCCGGGGAGAGCGGAAAGTTAGTATTGCGATCGATAAAGCGAAACCTGCGGTAACAGTTCAGCAAATTACTCCGGTTGATACACCAGAATCTGAAGAATTATTCGATCGCTTGCAAAAACTCCGTAAACGATTGGCTGATGAACAATCAGTGCCGCCGTATGTGGTGTTCTCGAATGCGAGTTTGCGAATTATGGCGCAACAACAACCGCAAACCCGTCAACAGTTCTTGAACATCTCTGGAGTCGGAAGTCGCAAGCTTGCACAGTATGGCGATGTGTTCTTAGAGGAAATTCGATCGTTTAGACAAGAAATCGGCTTACCGATCCAGACTGAGACCGCACCAGAACCAACCGTGACGAAGCTCGATTCGGCTCCCATTCCACCGGGTGCGAATGAAGCAACATACACACAGCTTTATACACTTGAGCTATTCCAGCGAGGTAAGAAACCGTCAGAAATTGCAGAAGAGCGGAATTTGCGCTTGAGTACGGTGATGACGCATTTGGCGGAATTGATTGAGATGAAATATTCAGTCGAACTCGATCGATTAGTTTCGCGCGATCGACAAGCGAAAATTCTCGAAGCGGTGCAGCAAGCGGATGAATTCTCGCTGTCTAAAATTCGCGATCGCTTAGATGAAACGTACGGATGGGATGAAATTCGATTAGTGCGATCGTGGTGGACTGCTCAGAATAACTAAAGCTCTTTGAATTCGTACACAACAATTCCAGTTTCCGCGTCATTGCTAATCTCGACATAGCCACTTTTTAGCATCTGATTCAGTAATGTTTCGACTTGCTGAAAGCTTAATCCGGTTGCCATTACGCCTTGAGTCACAGAGAGTTTTCCGCCGCGTGATTCGGCAGCTTTGAGAAGCTCGATCGTGGCTTGCTGTTGAGAAATTGCCGGGGGTACATCGAAAAGTTTTGGCGATCGAAGTCCTGCAAACTTTTTAACGGGAAGGGTAACTTGCTCGATTTTGAGTGTGGTTGGATTTTGGTCTAACAAAGGCTGGTATTTTTCAGCCAATCGCGCATTATGCACCTCAACCATTTTGGGAATCAAGATCAGATCCAGCAATTGCCCGAATCCAAATAGCCCAAATGTGCCGAGCCAGAGTACCCCTGTAGCTTTTTCGCCATTGTACAAACGGTGTAATCCTGACACACCAAACAATCCGCCTAACCAAAGAACGTAAGCGACACCGACTTTATTCATACTCTTGACTCGATCGCATATCGACATGATAACGAATCGTTAGCTTTCAATCAGCGTCCTTAAATCAGCTTCCGAAAGGATTGTAACTCCCAAAGATTGAGCCTTTTCAAGCTTCGATCCCGCCTTCTCTCCAGCCACTAAGTAATCGGTCTTTTTGCTGACTGAGTCGCTAACCTTGCCTCCCGCCTGTTGAATGAGTGCTTGAGCTTCATCGCGCTTCAAAGTGGGTAAAGTCCCCGTGATCACAAAAGTTTTGCCCGAAATCGCGGTTTCAACTTGTGCCACTGGAGCCGCTTCACCTTCGAGTTGCACCCCTGCTTGACGTAATCGATCGACAAGTTCCTGATTCCCATGATTCTGAAACCACTCATACACCGATTGAGCAATCTCAGACCCGAATCCTGGAACGGCTTCAATCTGTTCGGGTGTCGCTTGTGCGAGTTGGTCAACTTTCGGAAAAACTTCAGTGAGTGTTTGCGCGTTCACACTGCCGATATGACGAATTCCTAAACCGAATAAGACTCGCGACCAAGGCTGAGATTTTGAATGCTCGATCGCATTAACAATCTTTTCAGCGGACTTTTTGCCCATGCGTTCTAGGGTTAAGAGTTGCTCGATCGACAATTCATAAAGATCCGCCACCGAATGCACTAGATGACTATCGACCAATTGAGCCACCAGTTTTTCACCGACTCCATTAATGTCTAAGGCATCCCGACTCGCCCAATGGGTTAACGCTCCCCGTAAAATCGCTGGACAAGACGCATTAATACATCGAGTCACTGCTTCATCTTCCGGTTTAACCACAGCTTCACCACACTCCGGACAGTGAGACGGCATCTCATACGGTTGCGCTTCCGCAGGTCGTAACTCTTTGAGAACTCGCAACACTTCAGGAATAATTTCGCCTGCTTTGCGAATAATCACCGTATCGCCAATTCTGCAATCGAGTTCTGCAATACGATCGCGATTATGCAACGTCGCTCGTGAAACGGTTGTACCCGCTAATTGAACGGGTTTTAATTCTGCAACGGGTGTGATCGCGCCAGTCCGCCCGACATTGACGCTAATGTTTTCCAAAATAGTAGGAGCTTCTTCAGCAGGGTACTTCAGCGCGATCGCCCAACGCGGAAATTTTTGCGTAAAGCCGATTCGTTCTTGCAGCGCGAGAGAATTAATCTTGATCACAACGCCATCGGTCATGTAGCGCAGTTTCGTTCGATCGATTGACCAGCGATCGCAGTATTCCTGCACTTCTTGAAAATTCGCACACCGTTGACGCTCTGGATTCACTCGAAAGCCCATGTGTTTGAGCAGTTCCAAGGCTTCCCACTGAGTGTGTAACTCACCAGGAAAGTGCAGCGTATAAGCAAAGAAATCTAATTGACGTTGGGCAACAATTCGCGAATCGAGTTGCCGGAGTGTACCAGCGGTTGCATTTCGGGGATTGGCAAAGAGGGATTCTCCGGCTTTTTCTCGATCGCGGTTAATCTGCTCAAAGGTATCGAGAGAAAGAAACGCTTCACCCCGAATTTCAATCAGTTCAGGCGGATTTTCTAAATTGAGCCGCAGCGGAATCGATCGAATCGCCCTCACATTTTGGGTAATTTCTTCGCCAGTCACACCATCGCCGCGAGTTGCACCCCGCACGAGAACGCCATTTTCATAAGTTAGCGCCAACGCATTCCCGTCAATTTTCAACTCGCAAACATAGTCATATTCGGTAACATCGGAAGCCGCTTTTTTCCAGCGCTGTTCCCAGGTTGCTAAGTCATCGTTACCGAAAGCATTCTCTAAGCTGTAGAGTGGAACGTTATGCTTGACTGAAGTAAATTGACTCGCAGGACGTTCACCGACGCGCTGAGTAGGGCTGTCCGATGTGATCAGTTCTGGGTACTGAGTTTCGAGGGTTTGCAGTTCGCGATAGAGTCGATCGTAAACGGCATCATCGATCGTCGGTGCATCGAGCACATAGTATTCGTAACTCGCTTTTTGCAACAGGCGTTTGAGTTCTTGTACTCGCTGTTGAATCTCCGGAGTGAATTGCGCGACTGAATCCATGCCTCTATCCTTTGCCCATTAAACAGAGCTTAGTGTACTGCGGAAAATCACTCCTCTACCAAAAAAGTGATCTCGCAGATATTTTAGTACTATTGAACTATTTAGCGCAAGCAAAGATTAACGAATATTTTTAGGAGAAGCAGGCGGTTTGGGAGGCTGAGGCTCGTGGTGATCAAATACCTCATCATCGATCGCGCCCCGCACTGAAAATGATTGCAGCGGAATGCCAATCTGAATTCCTTCCACATCCAAAGCGTTCTTTAACCGCTTGCGAAATTCGCGCCCGACGTGCCACTGCTGCAACGGTTGAGTTTTAATCCAGATTCGCAATGTCACCCCTTCATTACTGAGATTCTCAACGCCTAAGACATCGGGTGACTCTAGAATCTTGCTCTCCCAGTCTGGATCGTGGCTGAGTTCTTCCCCGACTTTTTCGATCAGGTGAATCGCTTGATCGACATCAGCATCGTAAGAAATGGCGATCGCTAAATCCACCCGCGACCAATCCTTCGACAGATTTTCGACAATGGTAATTGAGCTATTCGGAATCGTGATTAGTCGCCCTTCTGAGTTCCGAATCTGTGTGATCCTGAGGCTAATCGATTCGACCAATCCGCTCACTGTTCCGACTTGGATCACGTCCCCAACTGCATATTGATCTTCAAATAGAATTAGAAATCCATTGATCACATCTTTAATCAAGTTTTGAGATGCTAAAGAGATACCGATCCCAATAATTCCAGCACCCGCTAACAACGGTAAAATCTCAATTCCAAGCAACGACAAAATTGTAATCAGAGCAACGCTAATCCAAGCAAGTGTTACCAAGCCTTTGATCACCCGCGAAAACGTTGAGAATCGCAGTGCAACCCGTTGAGATACATCCGGAGTGGATTGCTGAGAAATATCTAATGCGCCAAAAATTCGATCGATTAACAAATCACTCAATCGACTCAGTAGATATGTTGAAACAATTACCCCCAAAACTTTCAGCGGCGTAGATAGTACGAACGGTTGCAGCGATCGCGTTTGAGGAAACAGCCCCAAGATAATAAATCCACCTGCCGCCCAGATTAACAATTGAACTAACTGAAGCGATCGACGTTGAACATCTCTCATGGTTCGCTGCTGTCGATTCGCTAACTGTTGCTTCACGATCAACTCAGTGCGGGAACTCGCTTCTTCTGGGACATTCGGCGGTAATTCAGAAAAATTTGGGTCTTTAGTCTGCGATCGCTTCTGTCGTTTTCTCAAAAAACATTGCACCCGTGACACGATCCAACTGAGCGCGAACATTCCGCCCAAAATCGCGATCGCTTTTCCGCTTTGTGCTGCCAAATTATCGGGTTGGCGTTCCTGTCGTGCCGTTGCTAAACCATCTCGAATGACACGGGTCAATTCTTGAGCATAAACTGCTGGCTCTTGTCCTTGCAATTGAGCATCTAGCGTTGTCACCGTCATGAGGTACTGCCCATTCACCCGAATGATCGGGAGATTGCTGCTCGAATCGATCGCTGACGTGACTTCTAAACCAGAACTCGATTGATTTGCAAATCGGCGCAGATTTGTCTCAATGCCTTGGACTCGAAGATCGAGTGCGCTGGTTTGATTCGGTTGGTCTGACTCGCTATTCGCAGCTACCGCAACCCGAAACAGTTCCCGCCCATCTAACCGGACTGGAGCCGTTCTCACATCGGTATTGCTCAATTGCGGCAGTTCAATCTTCGGAGTCGGCAGG contains:
- a CDS encoding DUF3368 domain-containing protein produces the protein MIIVSNTTPLSELAKIDRLDLLSSLFTKILIPPPVHTELTTGNHPAKLLIPNATWIEIRPVQQTERIEQLLNIPGLDRGECAAIALAEELQADRLLMDERAGRKLAQTLGLPIIGTIGTLLLAKDQGIISDVSPLLNGLIDQGTWISPAFYQQVLQMAGEE
- a CDS encoding UPF0175 family protein, whose protein sequence is MRITIDLPADIQLDDAIRQQAESKARESYLMELLRHGSISTGYAAQSLNLSRLEILDLMAQYKISIFPEQTPEELAQEIAETRNLL
- a CDS encoding type II toxin-antitoxin system RelE/ParE family toxin, whose protein sequence is MSIDPPVEVRVSDRFENEVRQLAKRYRRIRIDIQPIINQLEAGELPGDQIPSMNYTLFKVRVRNSGAQKGKSGGYRIIYYLKTETQILLITLYSKSDRVDITADEVKEIITRAEVQFNSSQESPE
- a CDS encoding NACHT domain-containing NTPase, whose protein sequence is MSLDFQSYLKQSIKDASEKRQSFYVSTDAKERPKLKLTAREVVKEKQKEQREEPASVPVLEGLRDLYTKHKHILLIGRPGSGKSTALNQLLIDEATRAIDDSSLPIPVLVQLRSDKPILELIQKTLRRGRLRCSESEVNDLLFDGKLLLLLDGVNEIPRQDLRQELQNFREDNPDVLMVFTTRDLAVGGYLGIEKQLEMQPLTPAQLREFVRQYFPERTEEFLNQLSDRLKKLGETPLLLEMLCGVFQRTGRIPENLGLVFREFTQHYERNLKEGVRVESDKDWWKPVLQQLAWVMMQGEKPTEFRVAIGFEEAVRAIAQFLEGRVPYAEDFARKCVRDLQKYHLIQAGANREELEFRHQLIQEYYGAETLLEQLTKLGDEQLKCEFLNYLKWTEPVALMLPMIKTEAQALRLVKLALEVDLILGARLAGGVPNRLQDQAVELISSLDVQFIGDARRFGEGEKQMIRIVDRRTLVQNLRDEFFEKFPEVERLIDLGVIINLPCFSDALKVRLLSASGSEAAVPRLVEALEEALKCDNPDIRDAAVIGLVKNPSTQVTPALVELFLQQENFRKDLIRILIDSDTENLSHILESIAKSCSPQFLPEILSIVTNRLHLQRVKSSIEADESLSEEIEALHFNSNEVRAWLYQLSEAGKQGDEGSIRILLSTVRDVETPDELRSDALDALLRIKNYPEIASVAFEILEDDICECLTGVRAAAIDGIGKLGDCTMLTPLFKYMFYTLGNLEVGWDGEWDKILRTIVSIQRRCQFYNYEIYQAHLEAQKHDRQTPQNSDRSATINNFPNATEVKIFENVDLYHEAPLRDPSS
- the recQ gene encoding DNA helicase RecQ, coding for MSTSLPNAPRHEVHALESLSLEEALKHYFGYDSFRPGQREIIEHTLSNRDQLVIMPTGGGKSICFQLPALLKPGLMIVVSPLIALMQDQVELLRDNGIAATFLNSSLSAEERRSRGRAVMEGRIKLLYVAPERLLSEDFLQGVMPHITERVGISAFAIDEAHCVSEWGHDFRPEYRQLSVLRSRYPNIPIIALTATATHRVREDIVQQLNLHQPRVHVSSFNRTNLYYEVRPKTKTAYQEVVKHIKETPGSGIIYCLSRKRVEEIATRLKQDGISALPYHAGLSNETRKENQTRFIRDDVRVMVATIAFGMGINKPDVRFVIHYDIPKNIEGYYQESGRAGRDGEPSTCTLFYSYADVKTIEYIISQKVDPNTGDALEDEQRIATQQLRRVINFAEATECRRTIQLSYFGEDFPGSCDNCDNCKFPKPVEDWTVEAQKFLSCVARFAQRGRTFGMVHTIDVLRGSKSKRVLDNHHDSLSTYGIGKDISAEDWKTLGRSLIHQRLVDESSDGYSVLKLNDLSWEVLRGERKVSIAIDKAKPAVTVQQITPVDTPESEELFDRLQKLRKRLADEQSVPPYVVFSNASLRIMAQQQPQTRQQFLNISGVGSRKLAQYGDVFLEEIRSFRQEIGLPIQTETAPEPTVTKLDSAPIPPGANEATYTQLYTLELFQRGKKPSEIAEERNLRLSTVMTHLAELIEMKYSVELDRLVSRDRQAKILEAVQQADEFSLSKIRDRLDETYGWDEIRLVRSWWTAQNN
- a CDS encoding NINE protein; the protein is MNKVGVAYVLWLGGLFGVSGLHRLYNGEKATGVLWLGTFGLFGFGQLLDLILIPKMVEVHNARLAEKYQPLLDQNPTTLKIEQVTLPVKKFAGLRSPKLFDVPPAISQQQATIELLKAAESRGGKLSVTQGVMATGLSFQQVETLLNQMLKSGYVEISNDAETGIVVYEFKEL
- the ligA gene encoding NAD-dependent DNA ligase LigA, with the protein product MDSVAQFTPEIQQRVQELKRLLQKASYEYYVLDAPTIDDAVYDRLYRELQTLETQYPELITSDSPTQRVGERPASQFTSVKHNVPLYSLENAFGNDDLATWEQRWKKAASDVTEYDYVCELKIDGNALALTYENGVLVRGATRGDGVTGEEITQNVRAIRSIPLRLNLENPPELIEIRGEAFLSLDTFEQINRDREKAGESLFANPRNATAGTLRQLDSRIVAQRQLDFFAYTLHFPGELHTQWEALELLKHMGFRVNPERQRCANFQEVQEYCDRWSIDRTKLRYMTDGVVIKINSLALQERIGFTQKFPRWAIALKYPAEEAPTILENISVNVGRTGAITPVAELKPVQLAGTTVSRATLHNRDRIAELDCRIGDTVIIRKAGEIIPEVLRVLKELRPAEAQPYEMPSHCPECGEAVVKPEDEAVTRCINASCPAILRGALTHWASRDALDINGVGEKLVAQLVDSHLVHSVADLYELSIEQLLTLERMGKKSAEKIVNAIEHSKSQPWSRVLFGLGIRHIGSVNAQTLTEVFPKVDQLAQATPEQIEAVPGFGSEIAQSVYEWFQNHGNQELVDRLRQAGVQLEGEAAPVAQVETAISGKTFVITGTLPTLKRDEAQALIQQAGGKVSDSVSKKTDYLVAGEKAGSKLEKAQSLGVTILSEADLRTLIES
- a CDS encoding mechanosensitive ion channel family protein, whose translation is MRAGFPVPKASRRFILTLVLSFLLILTPTVLAQSPILPTPKIELPQLSNTDVRTAPVRLDGRELFRVAVAANSESDQPNQTSALDLRVQGIETNLRRFANQSSSGLEVTSAIDSSSNLPIIRVNGQYLMTVTTLDAQLQGQEPAVYAQELTRVIRDGLATARQERQPDNLAAQSGKAIAILGGMFALSWIVSRVQCFLRKRQKRSQTKDPNFSELPPNVPEEASSRTELIVKQQLANRQQRTMRDVQRRSLQLVQLLIWAAGGFIILGLFPQTRSLQPFVLSTPLKVLGVIVSTYLLSRLSDLLIDRIFGALDISQQSTPDVSQRVALRFSTFSRVIKGLVTLAWISVALITILSLLGIEILPLLAGAGIIGIGISLASQNLIKDVINGFLILFEDQYAVGDVIQVGTVSGLVESISLRITQIRNSEGRLITIPNSSITIVENLSKDWSRVDLAIAISYDADVDQAIHLIEKVGEELSHDPDWESKILESPDVLGVENLSNEGVTLRIWIKTQPLQQWHVGREFRKRLKNALDVEGIQIGIPLQSFSVRGAIDDEVFDHHEPQPPKPPASPKNIR